One genomic segment of uncultured Fibrobacter sp. includes these proteins:
- a CDS encoding DUF3857 domain-containing protein, whose protein sequence is MSNSLFEKFGRIPSFCVPLFGLLFVASLISCAGNGKPLTESDPQSEGSQAANSGSYTDDYFDESSTVNSDASTKSARRNTANSFSSDGFSFILPQGGAGDWALVGDDDGSAHESGVPYEFYNASTGRRAVLVKIELPKGEPMRLMDRAQMEMQAFESSGKKATLAETYPEENFGGTGVFFDVAGKRYDSPYEAVGFVTGAGSRVYTLTLSATDTPLQPGELKNEWKEFFANFSMRETAASEGPELSPNNVQSFNSPALGYTWAVKDTLWHHWTGIARQNDDPDLVLSNKAEDVSLFVYGATVESDAVNSQDLFKVLLVRLGVDPNNPTLESHRQKVGDRYAQDFSLTHVVNKFDFYYTGRYFYDDGRGILIVSWTQGVNKKKYARVMQHGIEGLTVGENPAVKNAAADPESAKKQAKFNAAIMSQVGILRLLENQPLVALSYFERANRMDPEEPLYLINCGFVYQMKELYGPGISHFESQRELVQKNGKLLSILGEMYEALFDYGRARECAEAALRYTPNNPEYVINLSDALWGLGQRNQSLVVVQRLYDTQPSSRLGVYLAKTYMGLDQYAEAVDILYQVRRRFGMSVELGSTLMDALMFLGRYEEARAISEETLAKDRNDYKIWTTQGKILFYSRNYRDAEKSLTKALALKPDNEDAKSFLSATKAFLGKADNRTLQKPITPVEERTKNLKSLLSETAKKQGTEGDFPAVVHYNKQTLKAEKGANWVRTDEMLMEILDIRGAAIYREFTFDFLPGFDRIYLNALEVYDSNWNLKQKANLNGAYITYATEIGGQNESQTAHFPLQELEPGDFIYLQFSRTNIENKGMIPYTDFVSSKDVPVGQSSFRIYADTARFVTEEYGPLEKKAIKGGIEWKIENPVIIRKELYMPVYRDFGAGLMLTGKQEWKNVGEDYQNLIKHQFKQAVSVREKAREVRGSKANDNAVKAIVNFVRHDIRYRDVRFGGHSLIPQTAEVTLKKHQGDCKDMALLLKEMLESIGIKSYLTAIHLTEEGFAGLPTIQQFNHMILYIPAQGQVTERWVDATDKTGNDRPVPLDMEGKVALVINDDSSHVVTTPILEDNQEHQIGIEHRLFIGNDGACEFRDSISLQGKFASVMRNRFFGRDAKEQEKLMEDFLASGIPDVSIGNIRIENLAEFNKPLALIVTYASKGYFGQGGSELKGRFPNVWERSLFKLPKVSKRHHPIRMPHETQFAYKLSVTAPSGKKVKITGPKPLNRDPDYVSYEKNFDGKNSIKWTTFALYADPAEYNKIREEWTYLLSETSPMIEIK, encoded by the coding sequence ATGAGCAATTCTTTGTTTGAAAAATTTGGTCGTATCCCCAGTTTTTGCGTCCCCTTGTTCGGGCTGTTGTTTGTTGCATCTTTAATTTCTTGCGCCGGTAACGGAAAGCCGCTGACCGAATCGGACCCGCAGTCCGAAGGTTCACAGGCTGCTAATTCCGGGAGCTATACCGACGACTATTTTGACGAAAGCTCGACTGTAAATTCGGACGCGAGCACCAAATCGGCCCGCAGAAACACCGCCAACAGTTTCAGTTCTGACGGTTTCAGCTTCATTCTGCCGCAGGGCGGCGCAGGCGACTGGGCGCTCGTGGGCGATGACGACGGGAGCGCCCACGAGAGCGGCGTCCCCTACGAATTTTACAACGCCAGCACAGGACGCCGCGCGGTCCTGGTCAAAATCGAACTCCCCAAGGGCGAACCCATGCGACTCATGGACCGCGCCCAGATGGAGATGCAAGCTTTTGAATCTAGCGGCAAGAAGGCAACTCTCGCCGAGACCTATCCCGAAGAAAATTTCGGCGGTACCGGCGTCTTCTTTGATGTTGCGGGCAAGCGCTACGACAGCCCCTACGAGGCCGTCGGCTTTGTAACAGGCGCAGGGAGCCGCGTGTACACGCTCACCCTTTCTGCCACCGACACGCCGCTCCAGCCGGGCGAACTCAAGAACGAATGGAAGGAATTCTTCGCAAACTTCAGCATGCGCGAAACTGCTGCAAGCGAAGGCCCGGAACTTTCGCCGAACAACGTGCAAAGTTTCAACTCCCCCGCCCTCGGCTACACCTGGGCTGTGAAGGACACCCTCTGGCATCACTGGACAGGAATCGCCCGCCAGAACGACGACCCGGACCTGGTGCTCAGCAACAAGGCCGAGGACGTTTCGCTGTTCGTTTACGGCGCGACTGTAGAAAGCGACGCCGTGAATTCGCAGGATTTGTTCAAGGTGCTGCTCGTGCGCCTGGGCGTAGACCCGAATAATCCGACGCTTGAAAGCCACCGTCAAAAGGTCGGCGACCGCTACGCGCAGGACTTTAGCTTGACTCACGTGGTCAACAAGTTTGACTTCTACTACACAGGCCGCTATTTCTATGACGACGGCCGCGGAATCTTGATTGTGAGCTGGACCCAGGGCGTGAACAAGAAGAAATACGCCAGGGTCATGCAGCACGGTATCGAGGGCCTGACCGTGGGCGAAAATCCGGCCGTCAAAAACGCAGCCGCCGACCCCGAATCCGCCAAGAAGCAAGCTAAATTCAACGCCGCCATCATGAGCCAGGTGGGCATTTTGCGCCTGCTCGAAAACCAGCCGCTCGTAGCGTTGAGCTACTTTGAACGCGCCAACCGCATGGATCCCGAAGAACCGCTGTACCTGATCAACTGCGGATTCGTGTACCAGATGAAGGAACTTTACGGCCCGGGCATCAGCCACTTTGAAAGCCAGCGCGAACTGGTGCAAAAGAACGGCAAACTGCTCTCGATTTTGGGCGAAATGTACGAAGCCTTGTTCGACTACGGCCGCGCCCGCGAATGCGCCGAAGCAGCCCTCCGCTACACGCCGAACAATCCGGAATACGTAATCAACTTGAGCGACGCCCTCTGGGGACTCGGTCAGCGCAACCAGTCGCTCGTGGTCGTGCAACGCCTTTACGATACCCAGCCGAGTAGCCGCCTGGGCGTCTACCTCGCAAAAACTTACATGGGCCTTGACCAGTACGCCGAAGCCGTTGACATTCTTTACCAGGTGCGCCGCCGTTTTGGCATGAGCGTGGAACTGGGCAGCACCTTGATGGATGCCCTCATGTTCCTTGGCCGCTACGAAGAAGCCCGCGCTATTAGCGAAGAAACCTTGGCCAAGGACCGCAACGACTACAAGATTTGGACCACGCAGGGCAAGATTCTATTCTACAGCCGCAACTACCGCGACGCCGAAAAATCGCTCACCAAGGCTCTAGCCCTCAAGCCCGATAACGAAGACGCCAAGAGCTTCCTCAGCGCCACGAAGGCATTCCTCGGCAAGGCCGACAACCGCACGCTGCAAAAACCGATTACGCCTGTGGAAGAACGCACCAAGAATCTGAAGAGCCTCCTCAGCGAAACCGCTAAAAAGCAGGGCACCGAAGGCGACTTCCCCGCCGTCGTGCATTACAACAAGCAGACTTTGAAGGCCGAAAAGGGCGCAAACTGGGTCCGCACCGACGAAATGCTCATGGAAATCCTCGACATTCGCGGCGCCGCCATCTATCGCGAATTCACTTTCGACTTCTTGCCCGGATTTGACCGCATTTACCTGAACGCCCTCGAAGTCTACGACAGCAACTGGAACCTGAAGCAGAAGGCGAACCTGAACGGCGCCTACATTACCTACGCCACCGAAATCGGCGGCCAAAACGAATCGCAGACGGCGCATTTCCCGCTGCAGGAACTTGAACCGGGTGACTTTATTTACCTGCAGTTCAGCCGCACGAACATCGAAAATAAGGGCATGATCCCCTACACCGACTTCGTGAGCAGCAAGGACGTTCCCGTAGGCCAGTCCAGCTTCCGCATTTACGCCGACACAGCCCGCTTCGTGACCGAAGAATACGGCCCGCTGGAAAAGAAGGCAATCAAGGGCGGCATCGAATGGAAAATCGAGAACCCGGTCATCATTCGCAAAGAACTTTACATGCCCGTGTACCGCGACTTTGGCGCAGGCCTGATGCTCACCGGCAAGCAGGAATGGAAGAACGTGGGCGAAGATTACCAGAACCTGATCAAGCACCAGTTCAAGCAAGCCGTGAGCGTGCGTGAAAAGGCCCGCGAAGTCCGCGGCAGCAAGGCAAATGACAACGCTGTGAAGGCAATCGTGAACTTTGTGCGCCACGACATCCGCTACCGCGACGTTCGATTCGGCGGACACAGTCTGATTCCGCAAACCGCCGAAGTCACGCTCAAAAAGCACCAAGGCGACTGCAAGGACATGGCGCTCTTGCTCAAGGAAATGCTTGAATCGATCGGCATCAAAAGCTACCTCACGGCCATTCACCTGACCGAAGAAGGCTTCGCCGGTCTCCCGACGATTCAACAGTTCAACCACATGATTCTCTACATTCCGGCGCAGGGTCAAGTCACCGAACGCTGGGTCGACGCCACCGACAAAACCGGCAACGATCGCCCCGTCCCGCTCGATATGGAAGGCAAGGTCGCACTCGTGATCAACGACGACAGCAGCCACGTGGTCACCACGCCGATTCTCGAAGACAATCAGGAACACCAGATTGGCATTGAACACCGTCTGTTTATCGGAAACGACGGTGCCTGCGAATTCCGCGACTCCATTTCGCTGCAGGGCAAGTTCGCAAGCGTGATGCGTAACCGTTTCTTTGGCCGCGACGCCAAGGAACAGGAAAAGCTGATGGAAGACTTCCTCGCCTCGGGCATTCCCGACGTAAGCATCGGAAACATCCGCATCGAAAACCTCGCCGAATTCAACAAGCCGCTGGCCCTGATTGTGACTTACGCATCGAAGGGTTACTTTGGACAGGGCGGCTCCGAACTCAAGGGGCGCTTCCCGAACGTGTGGGAACGCAGCCTGTTCAAACTCCCGAAGGTATCGAAGCGCCACCACCCGATTCGCATGCCCCACGAAACGCAGTTTGCATACAAATTAAGCGTTACCGCCCCGAGCGGCAAAAAAGTCAAAATTACCGGCCCGAAGCCGCTTAATCGCGACCCGGATTACGTGAGCTACGAGAAGAATTTCGACGGCAAGAACAGCATCAAGTGGACCACCTTCGCACTTTACGCCGACCCGGCGGAATACAACAAGATTCGCGAGGAATGGACCTACTTGCTCAGCGAAACCAGCCCGATGATCGAGATTAAGTAA
- a CDS encoding Rpn family recombination-promoting nuclease/putative transposase, translated as METKRTPFEQLPITDRFMFAMVFSHKEIAKPFLEAVLGIKIHELRDPEPEKTVDVSPFYKGIRYDVFVKETGPNGETLRSFDIEMQMEDNKEIPKRTRYYQAMCDSEALNKGEVYYNLKELYIMFLCPEDIFGQGRAVYRFRNLEVDNPKIELGDLCFKNFYIFTKYRDVAEKSIRQYMEYFATRRPNSPETEKVDRWVKWYQTDNETRKRYMTWQQEIDIAVDLERKRANEAEKRLCEAEARADEEKARADKYEKMLRDLGKL; from the coding sequence ATGGAAACAAAACGCACTCCTTTTGAACAGTTACCCATCACGGACAGGTTCATGTTTGCAATGGTGTTCAGTCACAAGGAAATCGCCAAGCCCTTCCTCGAAGCGGTGCTTGGCATCAAGATTCACGAGCTTCGGGATCCCGAGCCCGAAAAGACCGTCGACGTAAGCCCATTCTACAAGGGAATCCGCTACGACGTCTTTGTCAAGGAAACGGGGCCGAACGGAGAGACCCTCCGCAGTTTCGATATTGAGATGCAAATGGAGGACAACAAGGAAATCCCCAAGAGGACGCGCTACTATCAGGCTATGTGTGATAGCGAAGCGCTGAACAAGGGTGAGGTTTACTACAATCTGAAGGAACTCTACATCATGTTCCTGTGCCCCGAGGACATTTTCGGGCAGGGGCGCGCCGTGTACAGGTTCAGGAATCTCGAAGTAGACAACCCGAAAATCGAACTGGGCGATCTCTGCTTCAAAAATTTTTATATATTCACTAAGTACCGCGACGTAGCCGAGAAATCAATCAGACAGTATATGGAGTATTTCGCCACAAGGCGACCCAATTCTCCTGAAACAGAAAAAGTCGATCGCTGGGTGAAGTGGTACCAGACGGACAACGAAACGAGGAAACGCTATATGACTTGGCAGCAGGAAATCGATATCGCCGTGGACCTTGAACGTAAGCGTGCAAATGAAGCGGAAAAACGCCTTTGCGAGGCTGAAGCCCGCGCTGACGAAGAAAAGGCTCGTGCGGATAAGTACGAGAAAATGCTTCGCGATCTTGGCAAGTTGTAA
- a CDS encoding FISUMP domain-containing protein — protein MKIFNALRKRITASAQPCQSASSLPRHSLRMLLALSILLALLAACGDESSSSAPDPVGEISSSSNDDNGSSGKDKDASSSSQKDSKKSSSSVAEKNSSSSVSGKNSSSSVVESSSSGELHICDDGDTLTKERSKTITHYICDNNNWVEEYTVRKDSLDSLAAIEKNKEHPNLDSLFAGYSGEYLEFEDPRDGHKYKYVEFIWHSEDGKGRDTFYVMAENLNYGKMVLGGTTEFDDNVTEKLCYVDDEWFCDNHFGGLYTWAEAMNLPKVCDSVAVDSNDACKSFANAVKSVSDPRVVRWQGICPDGWHIMNQYEWEHTTETSAGLKSKAVWTEKAGLNSFGMSIIPTGEFFNGGAFSGVHERISLWLPNELNYKKSRILYMSSDSYSFKTDMYSNEKSVFSPVRCVMDANNTLTH, from the coding sequence GTGAAGATTTTTAACGCTTTGCGCAAGCGCATAACAGCATCAGCTCAGCCATGTCAGTCTGCAAGCAGCCTGCCGCGGCATTCGCTTCGCATGTTATTGGCTCTGTCCATTCTCCTAGCCCTGCTCGCAGCATGTGGCGATGAATCAAGTAGCTCCGCTCCCGATCCAGTCGGTGAAATCTCGTCGAGTAGCAATGACGACAACGGTTCTTCGGGTAAAGATAAAGACGCATCTTCGTCTTCACAGAAAGATTCTAAAAAATCCAGTTCTTCTGTAGCGGAAAAGAATTCTTCTAGTTCCGTAAGCGGCAAGAATAGCAGTTCGTCGGTGGTTGAGTCGAGTAGTAGTGGGGAATTGCATATTTGCGATGATGGAGATACGCTCACAAAAGAACGCTCAAAAACGATAACGCACTATATTTGCGATAACAACAACTGGGTTGAAGAATACACAGTTCGTAAAGATTCCCTCGATTCTCTCGCTGCAATCGAGAAAAATAAGGAACACCCCAATTTGGATAGCCTTTTTGCTGGCTACAGCGGGGAATATCTAGAGTTTGAAGATCCTCGAGACGGTCACAAGTACAAGTATGTTGAGTTTATTTGGCACTCCGAGGATGGTAAGGGTAGGGATACCTTCTATGTGATGGCCGAAAACTTGAATTATGGTAAAATGGTATTGGGTGGAACAACAGAATTTGACGACAATGTGACTGAAAAACTATGCTACGTTGATGATGAATGGTTCTGCGACAACCACTTTGGCGGTCTATATACATGGGCCGAGGCTATGAATCTGCCCAAGGTTTGCGATTCTGTTGCCGTGGACAGTAATGACGCGTGCAAGAGTTTTGCAAATGCTGTCAAGAGCGTTAGCGATCCTCGTGTAGTCCGTTGGCAAGGAATTTGCCCGGACGGTTGGCATATTATGAATCAGTACGAATGGGAACACACTACAGAAACATCCGCTGGACTTAAATCTAAGGCCGTATGGACAGAAAAAGCCGGTTTAAATAGTTTTGGTATGTCAATTATTCCGACAGGTGAATTCTTTAATGGAGGCGCGTTTTCTGGTGTTCACGAGAGAATCAGTTTGTGGCTGCCTAACGAATTAAACTATAAAAAATCGCGAATATTATACATGTCGTCTGATTCCTACTCCTTCAAAACAGATATGTATTCTAATGAAAAAAGTGTTTTTAGCCCAGTCCGTTGTGTGATGGATGCTAACAACACCTTAACTCACTAG
- the gap gene encoding type I glyceraldehyde-3-phosphate dehydrogenase — protein sequence MALKLGINGFGRIGRMVFRAAVENFSKDITVVGINDLLDADYLAYMLKYDSVHGAFNHDIKVEGNFLIVDGNKIQIFAEKDPSAITWGALDVDVVVESTGFFLTEELASAHLKAGAKKVIMSAPSKDATPMFVYGVNHKTYAGQKIISNASCTTNCLAPISKVLDEKFGIVRGLMTTVHAATATQKTVDGPSKKDWRGGRGILENIIPSSTGAAKAVGKVLPQLNGKLTGMSMRVPTSDVSVVDLTVELKKACTYEEICAAMKEASEGELKGILGYTDEAVVSTDFRNCPKTSIFDAKAGIQLDPTFVKVVSWYDNEWGYSNKVCEMARVIAK from the coding sequence ATGGCTCTCAAACTCGGTATCAATGGTTTCGGTCGTATCGGCCGTATGGTCTTCCGCGCTGCTGTGGAAAACTTCTCCAAGGACATTACTGTTGTCGGTATCAACGACCTTCTCGACGCTGACTACCTCGCTTACATGCTGAAGTATGACTCCGTCCACGGCGCTTTCAACCACGACATCAAGGTGGAAGGCAACTTCCTCATCGTCGATGGCAACAAGATTCAGATCTTCGCCGAAAAGGATCCGTCCGCAATCACTTGGGGTGCCCTCGATGTTGACGTCGTTGTGGAATCCACCGGCTTCTTCCTGACCGAAGAACTCGCTTCTGCTCACCTCAAGGCTGGTGCCAAGAAGGTCATCATGTCTGCTCCGTCCAAGGACGCAACTCCGATGTTCGTCTATGGTGTTAACCACAAGACCTACGCTGGTCAGAAGATCATCTCCAACGCTTCCTGCACCACCAACTGCCTCGCTCCGATCTCCAAGGTTCTCGACGAAAAGTTCGGCATCGTCCGTGGCCTCATGACCACTGTTCACGCTGCAACTGCTACTCAGAAGACCGTTGACGGCCCGTCCAAGAAGGACTGGCGCGGTGGCCGCGGCATTCTCGAAAACATCATCCCGTCTTCTACGGGTGCTGCTAAGGCCGTGGGTAAGGTTCTCCCGCAGCTCAACGGCAAGCTCACCGGTATGTCTATGCGCGTGCCGACTTCTGACGTGTCCGTCGTTGACCTGACTGTCGAACTCAAGAAGGCTTGCACTTACGAAGAAATCTGCGCTGCCATGAAGGAAGCTTCTGAAGGCGAACTCAAGGGCATCCTCGGTTACACCGACGAAGCCGTTGTTTCTACCGACTTCCGCAACTGCCCGAAGACCTCCATCTTCGACGCCAAGGCTGGCATCCAGCTCGACCCGACCTTCGTTAAGGTTGTGTCCTGGTACGATAACGAATGGGGCTACAGCAACAAGGTTTGCGAAATGGCCCGCGTGATCGCCAAGTAA
- the putP gene encoding sodium/proline symporter PutP produces MVLTVFILYLLMMLGIGFYFSKKANSLNAYYLGNRGMNKWVVAMSAQASDMSGWLLMGLPGAIFVSGFSEAWIGIGLVIGTYFNWKIVGRRLRKYSHFCGDSITLPDFFANRFRDNKGIIRVIASIFILAFFLFYTVSGFVASAKLFGTIFGMDYTTGLIIGAVVVVSYTFMGGFFAVCWTDFIQATMMLIAVIAIPSIIMTGSGGFAATMDAVNAQNPYLLSLFTNATTGKSIGLIALISSLAWGLGYFGMPHILVRFMSIKNAEDIKFSRRVAMTWVTICLGAAIMIAILGRYYVEANGITVADPERIFMILCQTLCHPAVAAILMAAILAAIMSTADSQLLVSASAFSNDLYKHLFRKNASNKEVMWVSRGVVVLITVIAVIVAMQGAPSANGAAQGKSFLDVVMSLVSFAWGGFGATFGPIMLLALFWKRTTLPAAIAGMLVGGITTFVWKFYLSGFSAEIFQIYELVPGFVLSFATIVVVSLLTKAPSKEIQDEFDAVEHTRLSDIKL; encoded by the coding sequence ATGGTCTTAACCGTTTTCATTCTATACCTCTTAATGATGCTTGGCATCGGCTTTTACTTCTCTAAAAAAGCAAACAGCCTGAATGCCTACTACCTGGGCAACCGCGGCATGAACAAGTGGGTCGTGGCCATGTCCGCCCAGGCCTCCGACATGAGCGGCTGGCTTTTGATGGGCCTCCCGGGCGCTATCTTCGTGAGCGGGTTTTCCGAAGCGTGGATCGGTATCGGTCTCGTGATCGGCACCTACTTCAACTGGAAAATCGTGGGTCGCAGGCTCCGCAAGTACAGCCACTTCTGCGGCGACTCCATCACGCTGCCCGACTTCTTTGCGAACCGCTTCCGCGACAACAAGGGAATCATCCGCGTTATCGCCTCCATCTTCATTCTCGCGTTCTTCCTGTTCTACACGGTTTCGGGCTTTGTCGCAAGCGCCAAACTCTTCGGCACCATCTTCGGCATGGACTACACCACGGGCCTTATCATCGGTGCGGTCGTCGTGGTGAGCTACACCTTCATGGGCGGCTTCTTTGCCGTGTGCTGGACTGACTTTATCCAGGCAACCATGATGCTTATCGCCGTCATCGCCATCCCCTCGATTATCATGACCGGTTCGGGCGGTTTTGCTGCGACCATGGACGCCGTGAACGCACAGAACCCCTACCTGTTGAGCCTGTTCACCAACGCCACCACCGGCAAATCTATCGGGCTTATCGCCTTGATTTCTAGCCTCGCCTGGGGCCTCGGCTATTTTGGCATGCCGCACATTCTGGTACGTTTCATGAGCATCAAGAACGCCGAAGACATCAAGTTTTCGCGCCGCGTCGCCATGACCTGGGTGACCATCTGCCTCGGTGCCGCCATCATGATTGCCATCCTCGGTCGCTACTACGTAGAAGCGAACGGCATTACCGTCGCCGACCCGGAACGCATCTTCATGATTCTTTGCCAGACGCTCTGCCACCCGGCTGTCGCCGCCATCCTCATGGCCGCCATTCTCGCCGCCATCATGAGTACCGCCGACTCGCAGCTGCTGGTTTCGGCTTCTGCCTTCAGTAACGACCTCTACAAGCACCTGTTCCGCAAGAATGCGAGCAACAAGGAAGTCATGTGGGTGAGCCGCGGCGTCGTGGTGCTCATTACGGTTATCGCGGTCATCGTCGCCATGCAGGGGGCGCCCAGCGCCAACGGCGCTGCACAGGGCAAGAGTTTCCTGGATGTGGTGATGAGCCTCGTGAGCTTCGCCTGGGGCGGATTTGGCGCCACCTTCGGCCCGATCATGCTTCTCGCTCTCTTCTGGAAGCGCACCACCCTCCCGGCAGCCATCGCGGGTATGCTCGTGGGCGGCATCACCACCTTCGTGTGGAAATTCTACCTCTCCGGCTTCTCCGCCGAAATTTTCCAGATTTACGAACTCGTGCCGGGCTTTGTGCTTAGCTTCGCCACCATCGTTGTCGTAAGTCTCCTGACCAAGGCCCCCAGCAAGGAAATCCAGGACGAGTTTGACGCCGTGGAACACACTCGCTTGAGCGACATAAAGCTCTAA